A single Musa acuminata AAA Group cultivar baxijiao chromosome BXJ2-1, Cavendish_Baxijiao_AAA, whole genome shotgun sequence DNA region contains:
- the LOC135599014 gene encoding DNA polymerase II subunit B4-like, giving the protein MKKKAGGSDEEGGSGSARRAKGSETQVDVLPKEVVLQMVKDMLARLSDELGDKEEVVVEDDVLLAFTESTCAFIDHLCARARDLCKQSGKKTVDADHVLDALKDINFPHFVRDLEAALEG; this is encoded by the exons atgaagAAGAAGGCGGGAGGAAGTGACGAAGAGGGCGGATCGGGATCGGCGAGGCGGGCGAAGGGCTCGGAGACACAGGTGGATGTGTTGCCGAAGGAGGTCGTGTTGCAGATGGTGAAGGATATGCTCGCTCGTCTGTCCGACGAGCTGGGGGACAAAGAGGAGGTCGTGGTGGAGGACGATGTGCTCCTCGCATTCACCGAGAGCACTTGTGCCTTCATCGACCATCTATGCGCCAG GGCAAgggatctttgcaagcaaagtggGAAGAAGACGGTGGATGCTGATCACGTTCTCGACGCCCTCAAGGATATCAACTTCCCCCATTTCGTTCGAGACCTTGAAGCCGCTCTGGAGGGTTAG
- the LOC103973817 gene encoding small ribosomal subunit protein eS25 gives MAPKKDKAPPPSSKPAKSGGGKQKKKKWSKGKQKEKVNNAVLFDQANYDKMLSEVPKYKQITPSVLSERLRINGSLARRAIKDLMARGAIRMVSAHASQQIYTRATNA, from the exons ATG GCGCCGAAGAAGGACAAAGCTCCGCCACCGTCTTCGAAACCGGCCAAGTCTGGCGGAGGAAAGCAGAAGAAGAAG AAATGGAGCAAGGGAAAGCAGAAGGAGAAGGTGAACAACGCGGTTCTCTTTGATCAGGCGAACTATGATAAGATGCTCTCCGAAGTCCCCAAGTATAAGCAGATCACTCCCTCGGTGCTGTCTGAGAGATTGAGG ATTAATGGGTCGCTTGCGCGAAGAGCGATCAAAGATTTAATGGCAAGGGGTGCCATCAGGATGGTGTCTGCGCATGCTAGCCAGCAGATTTACACAAGAGCCACTAATGCCTAG